From the Cohaesibacter sp. ES.047 genome, one window contains:
- the ung gene encoding uracil-DNA glycosylase, which translates to MSISLFDELKGSGGWLAGLSDQQSRLEQLESWLCEEEAQARILPERGQRLRALTQTPPDAVKVVITGQDPYPGVEGDMPHAMGLSFSVPRGIKPPRSLVNIYKELSADCGLVPPSHGDLSGWAAQGVLMLNSTLTLRQGLAASHAKKGWEAFTAAILDRVNRQDAPAVFLAWGRHSHKLVEGINEEKHCVIRTSHPSPLGARKAGKGFDAFLGSGCFSRANAFLEARGRGKIDWSRF; encoded by the coding sequence ATGAGCATCAGCCTGTTTGATGAACTCAAAGGCTCCGGCGGCTGGCTGGCAGGACTGTCTGACCAGCAATCGCGGTTGGAGCAGTTGGAGAGTTGGCTTTGTGAAGAAGAAGCGCAGGCGCGTATTTTGCCCGAACGCGGGCAGCGTCTGCGGGCGCTCACCCAGACACCGCCCGATGCGGTCAAGGTGGTGATAACCGGTCAGGATCCCTATCCGGGTGTCGAGGGGGACATGCCGCACGCCATGGGGCTTTCCTTTTCTGTGCCGCGCGGTATCAAGCCGCCCCGTTCGCTCGTCAATATCTATAAGGAACTGTCCGCCGATTGCGGTCTGGTTCCTCCTTCGCACGGCGATCTTTCGGGCTGGGCGGCGCAAGGGGTTTTGATGCTCAACAGCACACTCACCCTCCGGCAGGGGCTGGCAGCCTCCCATGCCAAGAAAGGCTGGGAAGCTTTTACGGCGGCGATTCTGGATCGGGTGAACAGGCAAGATGCGCCGGCGGTGTTTCTTGCCTGGGGGCGTCACAGCCACAAGCTGGTTGAGGGGATCAACGAAGAAAAGCACTGCGTGATCCGCACATCCCATCCAAGCCCGCTTGGTGCCCGTAAGGCCGGAAAAGGATTTGACGCCTTTCTTGGCTCGGGTTGCTTCTCGCGTGCCAATGCATTTCTTGAGGCGCGTGGCCGTGGCAAAATCGACTGGTCAAGATTTTGA
- the tsaA gene encoding tRNA (N6-threonylcarbamoyladenosine(37)-N6)-methyltransferase TrmO, translating to MNKRPGEIELNHNSLNHDAWISFIGRIETPFKTRDQCPRHGRKTDEVARIRLKPDFIPGLKSLETCSHVIVLYWMHEADRTLIQQRPKFADAIHGTFALRSPNRPNPISLSVADLLEVTEDGLLVRHLDCLDGTPLLDLKPYFPHTDSIPDANAGWFDTLKSDGKA from the coding sequence ATGAACAAACGCCCCGGAGAAATCGAACTGAACCACAACAGCCTCAACCATGACGCGTGGATCAGCTTTATTGGACGGATCGAAACGCCGTTCAAAACCCGCGATCAATGCCCCCGCCACGGCCGGAAAACGGACGAAGTGGCGCGCATCAGACTGAAGCCTGACTTTATTCCGGGCCTCAAATCCCTTGAAACCTGTTCCCATGTCATTGTTTTATATTGGATGCACGAAGCGGACCGGACGCTGATCCAGCAACGCCCCAAATTCGCCGATGCCATTCATGGCACGTTTGCCTTGCGGTCACCCAACAGACCCAACCCGATCTCGCTCTCAGTGGCGGATCTACTGGAAGTTACAGAGGACGGGCTTCTTGTCAGACATCTGGATTGTCTTGATGGAACACCCCTGTTGGACCTGAAGCCCTATTTTCCGCATACGGATTCCATCCCCGACGCAAACGCAGGCTGGTTCGACACGTTAAAATCTGACGGAAAAGCCTAA
- the ettA gene encoding energy-dependent translational throttle protein EttA, translating to MARQFIYHMHGLSKTYSGGKKVLDNIHLSFYPDAKIGILGPNGAGKSTILRIMAGLDNEFTGEAWAADGAKIGYLPQEPVLDESKDVLGNVMEGVAEKQAILDRYNELMMNYSDETAEEGAKLQDIIDSQNLWDLDSVVEMAMDALRCPPSDADVSVLSGGEKRRVALCKLLLAEPDLLLLDEPTNHLDAETVNWLEKHLREFKGSVLIITHDRYFLDNVTGWILELDRGSGIPYEGNYTAYLEKKAKRLAQEGREEAARQRALSREQEWIAASPKARQAKSKARIKAYDELLKRNEERAPGSAQIIIPPGERLGDVVIEAEGLKKGFGDRLLVDGLDFKLPPGGIVGVIGPNGVGKTTLFKMLTGKEEPDEGSLRLGETVHLGYVDQSRDALDADKTVWEEISGGDDIIKLGKREMNSRAYCSAFNFKGGDQQQKVGSLSGGQRNRVHLAKVLKSGANVLLLDEPTNDLDTETLAALEDALEDFAGCAVVISHDRMFLDRLATHMMAFEGDSHVEWFEGNFEDYEADKVRRLGPDAVNPKRVKYKPFTR from the coding sequence ATGGCTCGACAATTCATCTATCACATGCACGGCCTGTCCAAGACCTATAGCGGTGGCAAGAAGGTGCTGGACAATATCCATCTTTCTTTCTACCCCGATGCCAAGATTGGTATCCTCGGGCCCAACGGCGCGGGTAAGTCGACGATCCTGCGGATTATGGCTGGTCTCGACAATGAATTCACTGGCGAAGCTTGGGCGGCGGACGGGGCCAAGATCGGCTATCTGCCACAGGAACCGGTGCTGGATGAAAGCAAGGATGTGCTCGGTAACGTGATGGAAGGGGTTGCGGAAAAGCAGGCCATTCTCGACCGTTACAACGAGCTGATGATGAACTATTCCGACGAGACCGCGGAAGAGGGCGCCAAGCTTCAGGACATCATCGACAGCCAGAACCTGTGGGATCTGGACTCTGTGGTCGAGATGGCCATGGACGCCTTGCGCTGTCCTCCTTCTGATGCCGACGTGTCGGTCTTGTCTGGTGGCGAGAAACGCCGCGTGGCGCTCTGCAAACTGCTGCTGGCCGAGCCGGATCTTCTGCTGCTCGACGAACCGACCAACCATCTTGACGCCGAGACCGTGAACTGGCTCGAAAAGCACCTGCGCGAATTCAAGGGTTCCGTGCTGATCATCACCCATGATCGCTACTTCCTTGATAATGTCACCGGCTGGATTCTCGAGCTCGACCGTGGCTCGGGTATTCCGTACGAAGGCAACTATACGGCCTACCTTGAGAAGAAAGCCAAGCGTTTGGCTCAGGAAGGCCGCGAGGAAGCAGCTCGCCAGCGTGCCCTGTCGCGCGAACAGGAATGGATTGCCGCCAGCCCGAAAGCGCGTCAGGCCAAATCCAAGGCTCGTATCAAGGCCTATGACGAGTTGCTCAAGCGCAACGAAGAGCGGGCTCCGGGCTCGGCCCAGATCATCATTCCGCCGGGAGAGCGTCTTGGTGATGTGGTGATTGAAGCCGAAGGTCTCAAAAAGGGCTTCGGTGATCGTCTGCTGGTCGATGGTCTTGATTTCAAACTGCCGCCGGGCGGCATTGTTGGTGTGATCGGCCCGAACGGTGTCGGCAAAACCACCCTGTTCAAGATGCTGACCGGAAAGGAGGAGCCTGATGAGGGATCCTTGCGTCTGGGTGAAACCGTGCATCTGGGCTATGTGGATCAGTCCCGCGATGCGCTCGATGCTGACAAGACTGTCTGGGAAGAGATTTCCGGCGGCGATGACATCATCAAGCTTGGCAAGCGCGAGATGAACAGCCGCGCCTATTGCTCCGCCTTCAACTTCAAGGGTGGCGATCAGCAGCAGAAAGTGGGCTCCCTGTCAGGTGGTCAGCGGAACCGGGTGCATCTGGCGAAGGTTCTGAAATCCGGTGCCAACGTGCTGCTGCTCGATGAGCCGACCAACGATTTGGACACTGAAACTCTTGCCGCGCTTGAAGATGCGCTTGAGGATTTCGCCGGTTGCGCCGTGGTCATCAGCCATGATCGTATGTTCCTTGACCGTCTGGCAACGCACATGATGGCCTTTGAAGGCGACAGTCACGTGGAATGGTTTGAAGGCAACTTTGAGGATTACGAAGCGGACAAGGTTCGCCGTCTTGGTCCGGATGCGGTCAATCCCAAGCGTGTCAAATACAAGCCCTTCACGCGCTGA
- a CDS encoding GNAT family N-acetyltransferase, translating into MESSKPLRFRVAQKTDAALIHHMVSELSAFLGDTEKHVARAEDYAEHGFGDVPAFEAVIAELDGEAVGMCLYFNSFSTWQGKPGFYVQDLYVSNKARGLGLGRKLIEQVAAIGRDRGCCYLRLSVDAANLSAQGFYEACGFQWSESEKIFAVKGDAFRVLSGGSSGGQEA; encoded by the coding sequence ATGGAAAGCAGCAAGCCGCTTCGGTTTCGTGTTGCGCAAAAAACGGATGCCGCACTGATCCATCACATGGTGTCGGAGCTGTCTGCCTTTTTGGGTGACACGGAAAAGCATGTGGCTCGTGCCGAAGACTATGCGGAGCACGGGTTTGGCGACGTGCCTGCGTTTGAGGCAGTGATCGCCGAACTGGATGGGGAGGCTGTCGGCATGTGTCTTTACTTCAACAGCTTTTCAACATGGCAAGGCAAGCCGGGCTTTTATGTTCAGGATCTCTATGTGTCGAACAAGGCGCGCGGGCTGGGGTTGGGACGCAAGCTCATTGAGCAGGTCGCGGCCATAGGCAGGGACCGCGGCTGTTGCTATCTCAGACTGTCGGTCGACGCGGCCAATCTGTCGGCACAGGGCTTTTATGAGGCTTGCGGGTTCCAATGGTCCGAGAGCGAGAAGATCTTTGCGGTCAAGGGTGACGCGTTTCGTGTTCTCAGTGGCGGCAGTTCCGGAGGGCAGGAGGCATGA
- a CDS encoding VOC family protein gives MHVTAFRIFVRDLAAAREFYANSLEWPMVWDRSEQGAVGFEPGMLVIIEEEDARGPQASLIGRFTGLSLVVDDLPELYKVLKARGVPFVAPPERQFWGGYLAHLIDPSGNIVSLVE, from the coding sequence ATGCACGTAACCGCCTTTCGAATTTTTGTCAGAGATCTTGCTGCCGCACGTGAGTTTTATGCCAATTCTCTCGAGTGGCCCATGGTCTGGGATCGCTCGGAACAGGGAGCTGTCGGATTCGAGCCTGGCATGTTGGTGATCATCGAGGAAGAGGATGCCAGAGGTCCACAGGCATCATTGATCGGTCGCTTTACCGGCCTGTCGCTTGTCGTTGATGATTTGCCCGAGCTCTACAAGGTTCTCAAGGCTCGGGGTGTGCCATTCGTGGCGCCGCCTGAGCGGCAATTCTGGGGCGGTTATCTCGCCCATCTCATCGATCCGTCGGGCAATATTGTCAGTCTCGTGGAGTGA
- a CDS encoding pirin family protein, whose protein sequence is MSWNPTLDHDLSGANDPDLIETLIIPRARDLAGFEVRRALPSMKRQMVGPFIFFDQVGPAEFITEGGIDIQPHPHIGLGTVTYLYQGEFEHRDSIGTRQMIYPGEVNWMLAGEGVTHSERTSAETRRKTPHSLFGVQTWVALPEDREDMAPTFEHHAKKALPELNDNGAFARLILGNAWGEASPVTMHSEIFYADVTLEPHASFPMPDGHEDRGLYVTQGSIEVAGQTFEAGHMMVFRPGDRIAVRAGARGARVMALGGETLNGPRYIWWNFVSSSVDKIEEAKEAWKAANFKSGLFRLPAGDAEEFIPITPEMDRMKIKR, encoded by the coding sequence ATGAGCTGGAACCCAACCCTTGATCACGATCTGTCTGGAGCCAATGACCCGGACCTGATCGAAACCCTGATCATTCCGCGCGCGCGGGATCTGGCTGGCTTTGAAGTCCGTCGCGCCCTGCCGTCGATGAAGCGGCAGATGGTTGGCCCCTTCATTTTCTTTGATCAGGTGGGGCCTGCGGAGTTCATCACGGAAGGTGGGATCGATATCCAGCCTCATCCCCATATCGGCCTTGGCACGGTTACCTATCTTTATCAGGGCGAGTTCGAGCATCGCGATAGCATCGGTACGCGCCAGATGATCTACCCCGGCGAGGTCAACTGGATGCTGGCTGGCGAAGGCGTGACGCATTCGGAACGGACCAGCGCTGAAACGCGGCGCAAGACACCGCACAGTCTTTTCGGGGTTCAGACCTGGGTGGCGTTGCCTGAGGACCGTGAGGACATGGCTCCGACTTTTGAGCATCATGCCAAGAAAGCCTTGCCTGAGCTCAACGACAATGGCGCATTTGCGCGGCTCATTCTTGGCAACGCGTGGGGCGAAGCCTCGCCGGTAACGATGCACAGCGAAATCTTCTATGCCGACGTGACGCTAGAGCCGCATGCATCCTTTCCCATGCCGGATGGTCATGAAGATCGCGGGCTCTATGTCACGCAAGGAAGCATCGAAGTGGCGGGTCAGACTTTTGAGGCGGGCCACATGATGGTCTTTCGCCCCGGTGATCGTATCGCCGTGCGCGCTGGCGCTCGGGGGGCACGCGTCATGGCTCTTGGGGGAGAGACCCTCAACGGGCCACGATATATCTGGTGGAACTTCGTCTCCTCCTCGGTGGACAAGATCGAGGAGGCCAAGGAAGCCTGGAAAGCGGCTAATTTCAAATCGGGACTGTTTCGGCTGCCGGCAGGGGACGCGGAGGAGTTCATTCCGATCACTCCGGAAATGGATCGCATGAAGATCAAGCGCTAG
- a CDS encoding DUF2336 domain-containing protein → MQAANPKTELVDWKVLSGQGDRGRSDELMRHVATLFSLTADHCTQEQIDTYDTVMQRLADLVGVETRSFAAKKICRLSNAPHEIIRRFAFDLISVADPVLRNSPVLTDIDLVEVSDEKGEEHMVSISMRKSLSVLVTDVLIRSKKGSVLIKLAANSDAEFSELGMSALKSAAANDQMLAHELVQRGQSGGDGRNHEAPKQIVPQGSVSLPELWQKIEPNVSQSMYDLSRHSYLGRYKFENSLWKAERFNKQGLLDKGILRQFACNDQFADLVCGIALVSGFPHEIVARMMSSVQWNQILSLFKLLGFSDRLVKDILECGPWLLCLSKNQCSAVIRQYVSLTVEEARSQALLWSRDGLLLD, encoded by the coding sequence ATGCAAGCTGCCAACCCAAAAACAGAACTGGTTGACTGGAAAGTTCTGAGCGGCCAGGGCGATCGGGGCAGAAGCGACGAGCTTATGCGCCACGTAGCTACGTTGTTTTCGCTGACAGCGGACCATTGCACACAAGAGCAGATTGATACCTATGACACTGTCATGCAGCGTCTGGCCGATCTCGTGGGGGTTGAAACCCGGTCCTTTGCTGCCAAGAAAATCTGTCGCTTGAGCAATGCGCCGCATGAGATTATTCGGCGCTTCGCTTTTGACCTGATCAGCGTGGCTGATCCGGTGCTGCGCAATTCACCGGTTCTGACTGATATCGACCTTGTGGAAGTCAGTGATGAGAAGGGTGAAGAGCATATGGTATCCATCAGTATGCGCAAATCGCTCAGCGTACTGGTGACCGATGTTCTGATCAGATCGAAAAAAGGGTCTGTGCTGATCAAGCTGGCTGCAAACAGCGATGCCGAATTCTCGGAGTTGGGCATGAGCGCCCTGAAGTCAGCCGCTGCCAATGATCAGATGCTGGCTCACGAACTGGTTCAGCGCGGGCAGTCAGGTGGCGACGGCCGCAACCATGAGGCTCCAAAACAGATTGTCCCGCAGGGCAGTGTGAGTTTGCCGGAGCTGTGGCAGAAGATCGAGCCGAATGTCTCTCAGTCGATGTATGATCTGTCGCGGCATTCCTATCTGGGTCGATACAAATTCGAGAATTCTCTCTGGAAGGCGGAGCGCTTCAACAAGCAAGGTCTGCTCGACAAGGGTATCCTGCGGCAGTTTGCCTGCAATGATCAGTTTGCGGACCTTGTCTGCGGCATTGCACTGGTCAGTGGTTTCCCACACGAGATTGTGGCGCGGATGATGTCTTCGGTGCAGTGGAACCAGATCCTGAGCCTGTTTAAGTTGCTCGGCTTCTCCGACCGCCTCGTAAAGGATATTCTGGAATGCGGCCCGTGGCTGCTGTGTTTGTCCAAGAACCAGTGTAGCGCTGTCATCAGGCAATATGTGTCGCTAACCGTTGAAGAGGCGAGAAGTCAGGCGCTTTTGTGGTCGCGAGACGGATTACTTCTTGACTGA
- a CDS encoding DEAD/DEAH box helicase — protein sequence MKNFNELGLAEPILRALESNGYAEPTPIQSQAIPVALSGQDIVGIAQTGTGKTASFVLPILDRLARNDRRPTPKGCDALIIAPTRELVAQIADNIRKYSKNMRVSVTVVVGGVKPTPQIRKLASGSHIVVATPGRLLDHVSNGHLNLTQTHCVVLDEADHMLDLGFIPDIRRIMKLLPKKRQTSLLSATMPPQIRALAKDFQTDPVEVSVGAASRPIERIAQSVHLMSRASKARSLTRLLSGGEVDRAIVFTRTKRGADRVSQTLQKAGLSATAIHGNKSQGQRVRALASFKTGETTIMVATDIAARGIDIDDVSHVVNYELPEVPEAYVHRIGRTARAGREGVAISLCDPSEAKLLRDIERLIGNKLPSEMDDSYSSVDASAAEASPRARRKPSGQGAPRASSHRKGQNDDGKRAQTAKRRGGNGGRSWSPLEDRATGNGQDDQRAQGKREQSRPAQGKPAQDRHAQGKADQGKKNGRRYGKPSGAPGQSQGNNRGRRGRPAGEAAYM from the coding sequence TTGAAAAATTTCAATGAACTCGGCCTTGCCGAACCAATTCTTCGTGCCCTCGAATCCAATGGCTATGCCGAACCTACCCCCATTCAGTCACAGGCTATTCCGGTTGCCTTGTCCGGTCAGGACATTGTCGGCATCGCCCAGACGGGAACCGGCAAAACGGCCTCCTTCGTGTTGCCGATCCTTGATCGACTGGCCCGCAATGACAGACGTCCGACACCCAAGGGCTGCGATGCACTGATCATCGCGCCGACACGTGAGCTGGTTGCCCAGATCGCGGACAATATCCGTAAATACAGCAAGAACATGCGTGTTTCCGTGACCGTCGTGGTCGGTGGCGTCAAACCCACCCCTCAGATTCGCAAACTGGCAAGCGGGAGCCATATCGTTGTTGCCACACCGGGCCGCTTGCTCGACCATGTCTCCAACGGGCATCTGAACCTGACACAGACCCATTGCGTGGTACTGGATGAAGCCGATCACATGCTCGATCTGGGCTTCATTCCCGATATCCGCCGGATCATGAAGCTGCTGCCGAAGAAGCGTCAGACATCCTTGCTGTCCGCTACCATGCCGCCGCAGATTCGTGCGCTGGCAAAAGATTTCCAGACCGATCCGGTCGAGGTTTCTGTTGGCGCCGCGTCGCGCCCGATTGAGCGGATCGCTCAGAGCGTTCACCTCATGTCCCGCGCGTCGAAAGCGCGCTCGTTGACGCGCCTCCTCTCTGGTGGCGAAGTGGATCGTGCGATTGTCTTCACCCGCACCAAGCGGGGCGCTGACCGTGTGAGCCAGACCTTGCAGAAGGCTGGTCTGTCGGCCACCGCCATTCATGGCAACAAGAGTCAGGGCCAGCGGGTTCGGGCGCTGGCGAGCTTCAAGACCGGCGAAACCACGATCATGGTTGCCACGGACATTGCCGCGCGCGGTATCGATATCGATGATGTTTCGCATGTGGTCAATTATGAGCTGCCGGAAGTGCCAGAAGCCTATGTTCACAGGATCGGCCGTACCGCCCGCGCTGGACGCGAAGGCGTGGCGATCTCTCTGTGTGATCCATCCGAGGCAAAGCTCCTGCGCGATATCGAACGCCTGATCGGCAACAAACTGCCAAGCGAGATGGACGATAGCTATTCATCCGTTGATGCGAGCGCTGCCGAAGCATCACCAAGAGCGCGCCGTAAGCCGTCCGGTCAAGGTGCACCGCGTGCCTCATCGCATCGCAAAGGCCAGAATGACGATGGCAAGAGAGCCCAGACCGCCAAGCGCAGGGGTGGCAATGGCGGCCGGTCTTGGTCTCCGCTTGAAGATCGCGCGACCGGCAATGGTCAGGATGATCAGCGAGCACAGGGCAAGCGCGAGCAGAGCCGGCCAGCTCAGGGCAAACCAGCTCAGGACAGGCACGCACAGGGTAAAGCGGATCAGGGTAAAAAGAATGGTCGTCGCTACGGCAAGCCCTCCGGTGCACCCGGCCAATCTCAAGGCAACAACAGGGGACGCCGTGGGCGTCCGGCTGGTGAAGCTGCCTACATGTAA
- a CDS encoding sensor domain-containing diguanylate cyclase, with product MDQSFYEKILDAMTDGVYFVNRKRQILYWNKAAEELSGYKADEVLGKCCAENTLQHVDDAGTHLCFKGCPLSASMRDGEPRETHVYMHHKSGFRMPVHIRSFPTHDENGRVTGAVEIFKDDRQHRAMISEVETLRQEVLTDPLTGIGNRRYADITLESYEAGLVARGIPFGVIIVDVDNFKSINDTWGHKLGDRVIKTVAQTLLSALRPRDIACRWGGDEYVILIPEATKEGVSVIGRRLLHLIKESWIELETEAVTFSASIGGALAQPGDTVAFVMEQADQQLYRCKEDGRNCFYFNGSKYDLNPRIVLTAC from the coding sequence ATGGATCAATCCTTTTACGAGAAGATTCTCGACGCCATGACTGATGGTGTCTATTTCGTCAATCGCAAGCGCCAAATCCTTTACTGGAACAAGGCAGCCGAAGAGCTGAGTGGCTATAAAGCGGATGAGGTTCTGGGTAAATGTTGCGCGGAAAACACGCTGCAACATGTCGATGACGCGGGCACTCACCTCTGTTTCAAGGGGTGTCCCCTGTCTGCGAGCATGAGGGATGGCGAGCCGCGTGAAACCCATGTCTATATGCATCACAAGAGCGGTTTTCGCATGCCGGTGCATATTCGCTCCTTTCCCACACACGATGAAAATGGGCGGGTGACTGGTGCGGTTGAGATTTTCAAGGATGATCGGCAGCATCGCGCCATGATCTCCGAGGTTGAAACGCTGCGGCAGGAAGTGCTTACAGACCCCCTGACCGGTATTGGCAACCGGCGCTATGCGGATATCACCCTTGAAAGCTATGAAGCCGGTCTTGTGGCCAGAGGCATTCCGTTTGGTGTGATCATTGTCGACGTCGATAATTTCAAATCCATCAATGATACCTGGGGCCACAAACTTGGGGACCGAGTGATCAAAACCGTGGCCCAGACCCTGTTGTCTGCTCTACGCCCACGCGATATCGCCTGTCGTTGGGGGGGCGATGAATATGTGATCCTAATCCCCGAGGCGACCAAGGAGGGGGTGAGTGTCATCGGCCGGCGCCTGCTGCATCTGATCAAGGAATCATGGATCGAACTGGAGACTGAGGCGGTTACCTTTTCAGCCTCGATAGGCGGGGCTCTGGCGCAGCCTGGAGATACGGTGGCGTTTGTCATGGAGCAGGCGGACCAGCAGCTCTATCGTTGCAAGGAAGACGGCAGGAACTGTTTCTATTTCAATGGCTCCAAATATGACCTCAACCCGAGGATTGTGCTGACTGCTTGCTGA